A stretch of Thermus oshimai DSM 12092 DNA encodes these proteins:
- a CDS encoding phytoene/squalene synthase family protein has product MEPDWKALARVVRVHSATFYWGSLLFPKEERKGAWAVYAACRLGDDAVDRGGGERALEAWWKGVERAYGGRPRAAWERGLAWALERWAIPLEAFAHMREGFLTDLGPVRLETEEELLLYCYRVAGTVGRMMAPIAGGGKEVEEKAVRLGQAMQLTNILRDVGEDLGMDRVYLPRELLERFGVDLADLRRGRVTPQYRALLQHLEAKARALYREGLSGLKGLRVGRAAVALAALQYQGILDKLRLQGYDNLSQRAHLKPWERLRLFPKAFALARTSEA; this is encoded by the coding sequence ATGGAACCGGATTGGAAAGCCCTGGCCAGGGTGGTGCGTGTCCACTCCGCCACCTTTTACTGGGGAAGCCTCCTCTTTCCCAAAGAGGAGCGCAAGGGGGCCTGGGCGGTCTACGCCGCCTGCCGCCTGGGGGACGACGCGGTGGACCGGGGCGGGGGGGAAAGGGCCCTCGAGGCCTGGTGGAAGGGGGTGGAGCGGGCCTATGGGGGAAGGCCAAGGGCGGCGTGGGAGCGGGGCCTCGCCTGGGCCCTGGAGCGCTGGGCCATCCCCTTGGAGGCCTTCGCCCACATGCGGGAGGGGTTCCTCACGGACCTCGGCCCGGTGCGGCTGGAAACGGAAGAGGAGCTCCTCCTCTACTGCTACCGGGTGGCGGGCACGGTGGGGCGGATGATGGCCCCCATCGCGGGCGGGGGGAAGGAGGTGGAGGAGAAGGCGGTCCGCCTGGGCCAGGCCATGCAGCTCACCAACATCCTCCGGGACGTGGGGGAGGACCTGGGGATGGACCGGGTCTACCTCCCCCGGGAGCTCCTCGAGCGCTTCGGGGTGGACCTTGCGGACCTCCGCCGGGGGCGGGTCACCCCCCAGTACCGGGCCCTCCTCCAGCACCTGGAGGCCAAGGCCCGGGCCCTTTACCGGGAGGGGCTTTCCGGGCTTAAGGGGTTAAGGGTGGGGCGGGCGGCCGTCGCCCTCGCCGCCCTCCAGTACCAGGGCATCCTGGACAAGCTCCGCCTCCAGGGGTACGACAACCTCTCCCAAAGAGCCCACCTGAAGCCCTGGGAGCGGCTCCGCCTCTTCCCCAAGGCCTTCGCCCTGGCCCGCACCTCTGAGGCCTAG
- a CDS encoding MerR family transcriptional regulator: MVRSGVYTIAEVEAMTGLSAEVLRQWERRYGFPRPERTPGGHRLYREEDVEALKAIRRYLEEGATPQAAIRRYLAQGVRPQGLEEDLLQALLQADLPRAEALFRKGLRLLGPEGALTGLLVPVLRAVGEAWHRGEASVAQEHLASHFLRARMHELLDLVGQPKGPPILATTPPGERHEMGAMLAAYFLRRGGLPALYLGPDTPLSDLKHLAERLSARGVVLSALLPDPLRALPDGALKGLAPKVVLGGQGASPEEAARLGAVYVEDLERLPEVWEERA, translated from the coding sequence ATGGTCCGCTCCGGGGTGTACACCATCGCCGAGGTGGAGGCCATGACCGGCCTCTCCGCTGAGGTCCTGAGGCAGTGGGAGCGCCGCTACGGCTTCCCCCGCCCCGAGCGCACCCCTGGGGGGCACCGCCTGTACCGCGAGGAGGACGTGGAGGCCCTCAAGGCCATCCGCCGCTACCTGGAGGAGGGGGCCACCCCCCAGGCCGCCATCCGCCGCTACCTGGCCCAGGGGGTCCGGCCCCAGGGCTTAGAGGAAGACCTCCTCCAGGCCCTCCTCCAGGCCGACCTCCCCCGGGCGGAGGCCCTTTTCCGCAAGGGCCTGAGGCTTCTGGGCCCCGAAGGGGCGCTCACGGGGCTTCTCGTCCCCGTGCTCCGGGCGGTGGGGGAGGCCTGGCACCGGGGGGAGGCCAGCGTGGCCCAGGAGCACCTGGCGAGCCACTTCCTCCGGGCCCGCATGCACGAGCTATTGGACCTGGTGGGCCAGCCCAAGGGGCCCCCCATCCTGGCCACCACCCCTCCGGGGGAGCGGCACGAGATGGGGGCCATGCTGGCCGCCTACTTCCTGCGCCGGGGGGGGTTGCCCGCCCTCTACCTGGGCCCCGACACCCCCCTTTCCGACCTCAAGCACCTGGCGGAGCGGCTTTCCGCCCGGGGGGTGGTCCTCTCCGCCCTCCTGCCGGACCCCCTTAGGGCCCTTCCCGACGGGGCCCTGAAGGGCCTGGCCCCCAAGGTGGTCCTGGGGGGGCAGGGGGCGAGCCCCGAGGAGGCGGCGCGGCTGGGGGCGGTGTACGTGGAGGATCTGGAGAGGCTGCCCGAGGTTTGGGAGGAGAGAGCATGA
- a CDS encoding YbgA family protein — MSWPRPRLVVSACFLGAFRYDGGRVREPVLEALRPHVDLIPVCPEVGVGLGVPRPTVRLVRRGEGVALVQPETGEDLTGKMEAFSERFLEALPEVDGFLLKNRSPSCALKDAKVYAHPTGGGTVARGPGLFARKVLEAFPFFPVEEEGRLRDPAILASFLTRLFALARLRETASLGELMAFHARYKLLLLAYDPQAARDLGRLLARSASFLEAKRAYREGFLRATAKLPRPGRMADALLHAFGHLDGLSREEKAYFLERLRDFREGRLSLEALLTLLRAWALRFRAPYLEAQALLEPFPPALKGVA; from the coding sequence ATGAGCTGGCCGAGGCCCAGGCTGGTGGTGAGCGCCTGCTTCCTGGGGGCCTTCCGCTACGACGGGGGCCGGGTGCGGGAGCCGGTCCTCGAGGCCCTCCGCCCCCACGTGGACCTCATCCCCGTCTGCCCCGAGGTGGGGGTGGGCCTGGGGGTGCCCCGGCCCACGGTGCGCCTGGTGCGCCGGGGGGAAGGGGTGGCCCTGGTCCAGCCGGAAACGGGGGAGGACCTCACCGGAAAGATGGAGGCCTTTTCAGAGCGCTTCCTGGAGGCCCTTCCCGAGGTGGACGGCTTCCTCCTCAAAAACCGCTCCCCCTCCTGCGCCCTCAAGGACGCCAAGGTCTACGCCCACCCCACCGGCGGGGGCACGGTGGCCCGGGGCCCCGGGCTTTTTGCCAGGAAGGTTCTGGAGGCCTTTCCCTTCTTCCCCGTGGAGGAGGAGGGGCGGCTAAGGGACCCCGCCATCCTGGCCTCCTTCCTCACCCGCCTCTTCGCCCTGGCCCGGCTGCGGGAAACCGCCTCCTTAGGGGAGCTCATGGCCTTCCACGCCCGCTACAAGCTCCTCCTCCTGGCCTACGACCCCCAGGCGGCCCGGGACCTGGGCCGCCTCCTGGCCCGGAGCGCTTCCTTCCTCGAGGCCAAGCGGGCCTACCGGGAGGGGTTTCTCAGGGCCACGGCCAAGCTTCCCCGCCCTGGGCGGATGGCGGATGCCCTCCTCCACGCCTTCGGGCACCTGGACGGGCTTTCCCGGGAGGAGAAGGCCTACTTCCTGGAAAGGCTTAGGGACTTCCGGGAGGGGCGGCTTTCCCTGGAGGCCCTCCTCACCCTCCTCCGGGCCTGGGCCCTGCGCTTCAGGGCCCCCTACCTCGAGGCCCAGGCCCTCCTGGAACCCTTCCCACCGGCCCTGAAGGGGGTAGCCTAA
- a CDS encoding helix-turn-helix domain-containing protein, whose translation MKRYSRKEAIYLAGDRADTLYRLQEGLVRIVELLPDGRTLTLRHILPGDFFGEEALEGKRHRYAAEAMTEAVVVGLDPKRMGHEELQLVARNLARQMRRVQAYEAHLQTGELRARIARYLLFLADTPASFRDERGLYVTASHEEIADATASTRESVSKLLSELRREGFLETSYRRVYLLDLKALEALAEGQLEAA comes from the coding sequence ATGAAACGCTATAGCCGCAAGGAGGCCATCTATCTCGCCGGAGACCGGGCGGACACCCTCTACCGGCTTCAGGAAGGCTTGGTGCGCATCGTGGAACTCCTGCCCGACGGCCGCACCCTCACCCTGCGCCACATCCTCCCCGGGGACTTCTTCGGGGAGGAGGCCCTGGAGGGGAAGCGCCACCGCTACGCCGCGGAGGCCATGACCGAGGCGGTGGTGGTGGGCCTGGACCCCAAGCGCATGGGCCACGAGGAGCTCCAGCTGGTGGCCCGCAACCTGGCCCGGCAGATGCGCCGCGTCCAGGCCTACGAGGCCCACCTGCAGACCGGGGAGCTTCGGGCCCGCATCGCCCGCTACCTCCTCTTCCTGGCGGACACCCCGGCCTCCTTCCGGGACGAAAGGGGCCTTTACGTCACCGCCTCCCACGAGGAGATCGCCGACGCCACCGCTTCCACCCGGGAGTCCGTGTCCAAGCTCCTTTCCGAGCTCCGCCGGGAAGGGTTTTTGGAGACCTCCTACCGCCGGGTCTACCTCCTGGACCTAAAGGCCCTCGAGGCCCTGGCGGAGGGCCAGCTGGAGGCGGCATGA
- a CDS encoding NAD-dependent epimerase/dehydratase family protein gives MRVLVIGGTGFLGGYVLKALLERGHTPLVLARRPRPLPEGVRYLPGDITREVPDLRGVEAVFYLAGIIRERGQTFREVHVEGVRNTLRAMERSGVDRLVHLSALGARRGTGSRYFETKAEAEALIAQSGLKATLLRPSLIFGPGDEFFGKILRGLVCQPLPFVPLLGDGGFPFRPVYAGDVAEVAVGALEKGVFGPLDLVGPKEYTLRGLLELVMEAVGRKKPFFPIPLPLLDLLVPLLSPLPFAPITLDQYRMLKLGNTAPFPEALKGLLPRPTPLEEVLPRYLRC, from the coding sequence ATGCGGGTCCTGGTCATCGGCGGCACGGGGTTCCTCGGGGGGTATGTCCTTAAGGCCCTCCTGGAAAGGGGCCACACCCCCCTGGTCCTGGCCCGCCGCCCCCGCCCCCTGCCCGAAGGGGTCCGGTACCTTCCTGGGGACATCACCCGGGAGGTGCCCGACCTTAGAGGGGTGGAGGCCGTCTTCTACCTGGCGGGGATCATCCGGGAGCGGGGCCAGACCTTCCGGGAGGTGCACGTGGAGGGGGTGCGGAACACCCTGAGGGCCATGGAGCGCTCCGGGGTGGACCGCCTGGTCCACCTCTCGGCCCTGGGGGCGAGGAGGGGCACGGGAAGCCGCTACTTTGAGACCAAGGCCGAGGCGGAAGCGCTCATCGCCCAAAGCGGCCTAAAGGCCACCCTCCTCCGCCCGAGCCTCATCTTTGGCCCGGGGGACGAGTTTTTTGGAAAGATCCTGAGGGGCCTGGTCTGCCAGCCCCTCCCCTTCGTGCCCCTCCTGGGGGATGGGGGCTTTCCCTTCCGGCCCGTCTACGCGGGGGACGTGGCGGAGGTGGCCGTGGGGGCCTTGGAAAAGGGGGTCTTTGGCCCCTTGGACCTGGTGGGGCCCAAGGAGTACACCCTTAGGGGCCTTCTGGAGCTCGTGATGGAGGCGGTGGGCCGGAAGAAGCCCTTCTTTCCCATCCCCCTTCCCCTCCTGGACCTCCTGGTTCCCCTCCTCTCCCCCCTGCCCTTCGCCCCCATCACCCTGGACCAGTACCGGATGCTCAAGCTGGGGAACACCGCCCCCTTCCCCGAGGCCCTAAAGGGCCTCCTCCCGCGCCCCACGCCCCTGGAGGAGGTCCTGCCCCGCTACCTCCGGTGCTAG
- the phr gene encoding deoxyribodipyrimidine photo-lyase → MRLVWHRGDLRLHDHPALLEALKEGPIVGLVVLDLNNLEGASRRRRAWFLENVRALRAAYRARGGALWVLEGPPWLRVPEAAKAVRAQAVYALKSYTPYGRHRDTRVREALPVPLHLLPAPHLIPPDLERPYRVYTPFSRRFQGVDPPLPAPEALPPFPEEGEIPEEKSDVPLPPPGEEAALARLRAFLEEGLARYPLERDRLDGRGGSRLSPYFALGVLSPRLAAWEALRRGGEGARKWVSELLWRDFSYHLLYHFPEMAQRALDPRFEALPWREDEGLFQAWLEGRTGVPLVDAAMRELQATGFLSNRARMCAAQFAVKYLLLPWKKAESVFKNLLLDGDTAVNLQGWQWAGGLGVDAAPYFRVFNLVEQGRRHDPEGAWLRRFAPEYPSYEPKDPVVDLKEARRRYLALAGAL, encoded by the coding sequence ATGCGCCTGGTCTGGCACCGGGGCGACCTCCGCCTCCACGACCACCCGGCCCTCCTGGAGGCCCTGAAGGAAGGCCCCATAGTGGGCCTGGTGGTCCTGGACCTCAACAACCTGGAAGGGGCCTCCAGGAGAAGGCGGGCCTGGTTTTTGGAAAACGTCCGGGCCCTTAGGGCGGCCTACCGGGCCCGGGGCGGGGCCCTCTGGGTCTTGGAGGGCCCCCCCTGGCTTCGGGTGCCGGAGGCGGCCAAGGCGGTGAGGGCCCAGGCGGTCTACGCCCTGAAGAGCTACACCCCTTACGGGCGCCACCGGGACACGCGGGTGCGGGAGGCTTTGCCCGTGCCCCTCCACCTCCTCCCCGCCCCCCACCTCATCCCCCCCGACCTGGAAAGGCCCTACCGGGTCTACACCCCCTTTAGCCGCCGCTTCCAAGGGGTAGACCCTCCCCTCCCCGCCCCCGAGGCCCTCCCCCCCTTCCCCGAGGAGGGGGAGATCCCTGAGGAGAAAAGCGACGTCCCCCTGCCCCCGCCCGGGGAGGAGGCGGCCCTGGCGCGGCTCAGGGCCTTCCTGGAAGAGGGCCTGGCCCGCTACCCCCTGGAGCGGGACCGGCTGGACGGGAGGGGGGGCTCGAGGCTCTCCCCCTACTTCGCCCTCGGGGTCCTCTCCCCCCGCCTGGCCGCCTGGGAGGCCCTGCGGCGCGGGGGCGAGGGGGCTAGGAAGTGGGTGTCCGAACTCCTCTGGCGGGACTTCTCCTACCACCTCCTCTACCACTTCCCCGAAATGGCCCAAAGGGCCCTGGACCCCCGCTTTGAGGCCCTTCCCTGGCGGGAGGACGAGGGGCTCTTCCAGGCCTGGCTCGAGGGGCGCACCGGGGTGCCCCTGGTGGACGCGGCCATGCGGGAACTCCAGGCCACGGGCTTCCTCTCCAACCGGGCCCGGATGTGCGCCGCCCAGTTCGCGGTGAAGTACCTCCTCCTGCCCTGGAAAAAGGCGGAGAGCGTCTTCAAGAACCTCCTCCTGGACGGGGACACCGCGGTGAACCTCCAGGGCTGGCAGTGGGCGGGGGGCCTGGGGGTGGACGCTGCCCCCTACTTCCGGGTCTTCAACCTGGTGGAGCAGGGCCGCCGGCACGACCCCGAAGGGGCCTGGCTCCGGCGCTTCGCCCCCGAGTACC